The Sorangiineae bacterium MSr11367 genome window below encodes:
- a CDS encoding type I polyketide synthase: MSEMDNVEALRRAAQVIHELRGKLETLQKATPEPVAIVSTACRFPGGCDTPRAFWELLEAGRDTICEVPPARWDVEALYDPERRRRWSMYTKVGSFLEEDVSAFDADLFGVSPREAGCIDPQQRMLLEVAWEAIENAGISVEGLSGSSTGVYIGVLSVDYGRIPLESLHPEDLPYSGTGMEFSFPAGRISYHLGLRGPSLVVASACSSSLVCLHQAAAALRNRECDLALAGGVALMLSPEPFIVLSKLGAIAPDGRCKSFDDAADGYGRGEGIGVVVLKRLADARRDGNPVLAIVAGSAVNHDGSAGGISVPNGAAQQEVIKRALDAAGVAPSQIDYVEAHGTGTSLGDPIELDALHAVFGPDRDPKTPLLVGSVKSNIGHLEGAAGVASIIKVVEALRHRRIPRHIGMRTPSTHVDWRRGSLRVVTEETPWSDKLGGRFAGISAFGLSGINAHVVLTAPSDDHEARVLEAPAEMQVVPLSAKTLPALAALVERYRTALRPGGPQHDVELRDLAYTTQIGRSHLQHRVAMTVASMDDLRAQLDVLASAEELANKQRSVASERPKIAFLCSGQGSQYVNMGRELYEREPVFRETLDRCVRILEPQLERPLTEVLFGESSGDAEDEAAPLHDTRYTQPALVVLEIALAALWRERGVEPDMLMGHSVGELAAAHLAGVMDLESVLTLIAARARLMAGLPRTGQMWTVHAERAQVERAIATEGGRVAIAATNGPANVVISGPEEALGRVVERFRSTKVRVHRLRVSHAFHSVLMEPMLDEFARIAGTIRYATPRLLLVSNLTGEVAGPDVVTAKYWVDHVRNEVRFEAGMRTLEQLGASVYLELGPRPALLGLGQSTLPRSRARWVPSLRKGRGEILQMLDALGEVHGLGIEVAWTSLHHGPRPRRRVLPNYPFQRDKYWIRTLEHWGESKAEHALLGTRVASPAKQVQFQNGLDMSRPAFVAHHLVYGAVVLPGACYLEMALAGGQRAVGTQDVEISDVTFHQPLELTMSPTQVATVFTPGEGRSYTFEITSLDPETSLEQPSWICHASGRVQALESAAPAKIDRAVFEARCTRAGDVASFYEDLQRTGITYGVAFRGIQEVRAGNGETLAWIVCDPSLEKEAESLRLHPALLDACFQSIGAGFEGKAPSEDAYLPVGVGRLRFFRAPGLEFWVRTRTSGEAGGELSAELTLFTPEGEAIAELTAFRFKPVSRERILRSKQRALRKWLYDIEWRPSRPAALEHDRFRNRVVGVFAGAGGLGSELCAELVAQGAKAHLVEPGRDFRAALHALERDGGAIDGVVYLGDGQATELLHLTQALVGRDAHQAPRLWVVTQDALASAGARDIDRLIGATSWGLSKVILLEHPELKVKYIDMTTPGTEHLAARLLAELLADDGEDCVALRKSDRCVPRLQRAPALGAPGDPVRFRDDGTYLITGGTGALGVLTARFLGERGAGCLALVSRRGPSSLSPDVRTELEATGARVVVLEGDIGNESHVVRMLGQIAADLPPLRGVIHAAGVLDDGVIVQQTPERFAKVMGPKVDGAMHLHRHTCDLPLEHFILYSSAAAVMGRPGQSNYVAANVFLDELAHLRRAQGLPALSIDWGAWRWVGLAAERTTGEDMAARGIDEIEPEQGLQILEMLLRSAPVQAAVMPLDWAKLGPQLAARAMFSELAAGAEEQEAGGPPFVQQLLETPARERRALLDRHIEVLVMRVLGIKADHLPSSTRGFSELGMDSLMAVDLRNRLQQAFQRVFPGTVAFDHPNLEALTSFVAGEVLQAEEAPTESDPAPVIDADVSALLDGLLQRDDAELHF, translated from the coding sequence ATGAGCGAGATGGACAATGTGGAGGCGCTGCGACGTGCAGCCCAAGTCATTCACGAATTGCGAGGCAAGCTGGAGACGCTGCAAAAAGCCACGCCGGAGCCCGTGGCCATCGTGTCGACGGCGTGCCGCTTTCCGGGAGGATGCGATACACCGCGCGCGTTCTGGGAGCTCCTCGAGGCGGGGAGGGACACGATCTGCGAGGTGCCGCCCGCACGCTGGGACGTGGAGGCACTCTACGATCCGGAGCGCCGCCGGCGTTGGTCGATGTACACGAAGGTCGGCAGCTTCCTCGAGGAGGACGTCTCGGCGTTCGACGCGGACCTCTTCGGCGTGTCGCCCCGCGAGGCCGGGTGCATCGACCCGCAGCAGCGCATGCTCCTCGAGGTCGCCTGGGAGGCGATCGAGAATGCGGGGATCTCGGTCGAGGGGCTCTCGGGCAGCTCGACGGGGGTGTACATCGGGGTGCTCTCGGTGGATTACGGTCGCATTCCACTCGAGAGCCTGCACCCCGAGGACTTGCCCTACAGCGGTACGGGCATGGAGTTCAGCTTTCCGGCGGGCCGCATCTCGTACCATCTCGGGCTGCGCGGACCGAGCCTGGTCGTGGCGAGCGCGTGCTCCTCGAGTCTGGTGTGCCTGCATCAAGCTGCGGCCGCCCTGCGCAATCGTGAGTGCGATCTGGCACTGGCCGGCGGTGTCGCGTTGATGCTGTCGCCGGAGCCCTTCATCGTGCTCTCCAAGTTGGGGGCGATTGCGCCCGACGGGCGCTGCAAGTCGTTCGACGACGCTGCTGATGGATATGGTCGCGGCGAAGGCATCGGTGTGGTCGTGCTCAAGCGCCTTGCCGACGCTCGTCGCGACGGCAATCCCGTGCTCGCGATCGTGGCCGGATCGGCGGTGAATCACGATGGCTCCGCCGGAGGCATATCGGTGCCCAACGGTGCGGCGCAGCAGGAGGTGATCAAGCGCGCGCTCGATGCGGCGGGCGTTGCGCCGTCCCAGATCGATTACGTGGAAGCGCATGGAACGGGAACGTCGCTGGGAGATCCGATCGAGCTCGATGCGTTGCACGCCGTCTTCGGACCGGATCGCGATCCGAAGACGCCCTTGTTGGTCGGTTCGGTGAAATCGAACATTGGTCATCTCGAAGGCGCAGCGGGCGTGGCCAGCATCATCAAGGTGGTCGAGGCGCTTCGGCATCGCCGCATTCCGCGCCACATCGGCATGCGGACACCGAGCACGCACGTGGACTGGCGGCGCGGCTCGTTGCGCGTCGTCACCGAAGAGACGCCGTGGAGCGACAAGCTGGGGGGACGCTTCGCGGGCATCTCCGCCTTTGGCCTGAGCGGCATCAATGCCCACGTCGTGCTCACCGCGCCCTCGGACGACCACGAGGCGCGCGTGCTGGAGGCCCCGGCCGAGATGCAGGTGGTGCCGTTGAGTGCCAAGACGCTGCCTGCACTCGCGGCGCTCGTCGAGCGTTACCGCACGGCGCTGCGGCCGGGCGGACCCCAGCACGACGTCGAATTGCGCGATCTCGCGTACACGACGCAGATAGGCCGCTCGCACCTACAGCATCGCGTGGCGATGACGGTGGCCTCCATGGACGATCTGCGCGCACAGCTCGACGTCCTCGCGAGCGCGGAGGAGCTCGCGAACAAGCAGCGCAGCGTGGCCTCCGAGCGCCCCAAGATCGCCTTCCTCTGCTCCGGCCAGGGCTCTCAATACGTGAACATGGGGCGCGAGCTCTACGAACGCGAGCCGGTTTTCCGGGAGACGCTGGATCGTTGTGTCCGCATCCTCGAGCCGCAGCTCGAGAGGCCACTGACCGAGGTGCTGTTCGGCGAGTCGTCCGGGGACGCGGAAGACGAGGCCGCGCCCCTTCACGATACGCGCTACACGCAGCCGGCGCTGGTGGTCCTGGAGATTGCCCTGGCGGCCCTTTGGCGAGAACGCGGTGTCGAGCCGGACATGCTCATGGGCCATAGCGTGGGAGAGCTCGCGGCCGCGCACCTGGCGGGGGTGATGGATCTCGAGAGCGTGCTCACCTTGATTGCGGCACGAGCGCGGCTGATGGCCGGCTTGCCGCGCACGGGGCAGATGTGGACCGTGCATGCCGAGCGCGCCCAGGTCGAACGCGCGATCGCAACGGAGGGAGGCCGTGTGGCGATTGCGGCGACCAATGGGCCCGCCAACGTGGTCATCTCCGGGCCGGAGGAGGCCCTAGGCCGGGTCGTGGAGCGGTTCCGGTCGACGAAGGTGCGCGTGCACCGGCTCCGCGTGAGCCATGCATTCCACTCGGTCCTGATGGAGCCCATGCTCGACGAATTTGCGCGGATTGCGGGCACCATCCGCTACGCGACGCCGCGTCTGCTCCTCGTCTCGAACCTCACGGGCGAGGTCGCCGGACCCGACGTGGTCACGGCCAAGTACTGGGTCGACCACGTGCGCAACGAGGTCCGGTTCGAAGCGGGGATGCGCACGCTCGAGCAACTCGGCGCCTCCGTATACCTGGAGCTCGGTCCACGGCCCGCGCTTCTCGGGCTCGGCCAGAGCACGCTGCCTCGGAGCCGCGCGCGCTGGGTGCCGAGCTTGCGCAAGGGGCGTGGCGAGATCCTTCAAATGCTCGACGCCCTCGGCGAGGTGCATGGCCTCGGCATCGAGGTGGCGTGGACGTCGCTGCACCATGGCCCGCGTCCGCGGCGGCGCGTGCTTCCCAATTATCCCTTTCAGCGCGACAAATACTGGATACGCACGCTCGAGCATTGGGGCGAGAGCAAGGCGGAGCATGCCCTGTTGGGCACGCGCGTGGCCTCGCCGGCCAAGCAGGTGCAGTTTCAAAATGGGCTCGACATGAGCCGGCCGGCGTTCGTCGCCCACCATCTCGTCTACGGCGCCGTCGTCCTTCCGGGCGCGTGCTACCTCGAGATGGCGCTGGCCGGTGGGCAGCGAGCGGTCGGGACGCAGGACGTGGAGATCTCGGACGTCACGTTCCATCAGCCGCTCGAGCTCACGATGTCGCCCACGCAGGTGGCCACCGTCTTTACCCCGGGCGAAGGTCGCTCGTACACCTTCGAGATCACCAGCCTCGACCCCGAGACCTCCCTGGAGCAGCCCTCGTGGATCTGCCACGCGAGCGGGCGCGTGCAAGCTTTGGAGTCCGCGGCTCCGGCGAAGATCGATCGGGCCGTGTTCGAGGCTCGGTGCACGCGCGCCGGCGACGTCGCGTCCTTTTACGAGGATCTCCAGCGCACGGGCATCACCTACGGTGTGGCATTTCGTGGCATCCAGGAGGTGCGCGCGGGGAATGGCGAAACGCTCGCGTGGATCGTCTGCGATCCCAGCCTCGAGAAGGAAGCCGAGTCGCTGCGCCTGCACCCCGCGCTGCTCGATGCCTGCTTTCAATCGATCGGTGCCGGCTTCGAGGGCAAGGCTCCGAGCGAAGACGCCTACCTGCCCGTGGGCGTTGGGCGCCTGCGATTCTTCCGCGCCCCCGGGCTCGAGTTCTGGGTTCGCACGCGCACGTCGGGCGAGGCGGGCGGCGAACTGTCGGCGGAGCTTACGTTGTTCACGCCGGAGGGGGAGGCCATCGCCGAGCTGACGGCGTTCCGCTTCAAGCCGGTGAGCCGGGAGCGGATCCTTCGCTCCAAGCAGCGCGCCCTGCGCAAGTGGCTGTACGACATCGAATGGCGCCCGTCACGGCCTGCGGCGCTGGAGCACGATCGCTTTCGAAACCGCGTCGTCGGGGTCTTCGCCGGCGCCGGCGGTCTTGGCTCCGAGCTGTGCGCGGAGCTGGTCGCCCAGGGCGCGAAGGCTCACCTGGTCGAGCCGGGGCGCGATTTCCGCGCGGCACTGCATGCGCTGGAGCGCGACGGGGGCGCGATCGATGGCGTGGTGTACCTCGGTGACGGCCAGGCCACGGAGTTGCTGCATCTCACGCAGGCACTGGTGGGGCGCGATGCCCATCAAGCGCCCCGGCTCTGGGTGGTGACGCAGGATGCACTGGCATCGGCCGGGGCGCGGGACATCGATCGGCTGATCGGCGCGACCTCGTGGGGGCTCAGCAAGGTCATTCTGCTCGAGCATCCAGAGCTAAAGGTCAAGTACATTGACATGACGACGCCGGGGACGGAGCATCTCGCGGCGCGGCTGCTGGCGGAATTGCTCGCCGACGACGGCGAAGATTGCGTCGCCCTTCGCAAGTCCGACCGCTGCGTGCCGCGGCTTCAGCGGGCGCCGGCGCTGGGCGCCCCGGGCGACCCCGTGCGGTTCCGTGACGACGGCACCTACCTGATCACCGGCGGCACCGGGGCACTCGGCGTCCTGACGGCGCGCTTCCTGGGTGAGCGTGGGGCGGGGTGCCTCGCACTGGTGAGCCGCCGTGGTCCGTCGTCGCTGTCGCCGGACGTGCGCACCGAGCTCGAGGCCACGGGCGCCAGGGTCGTCGTCCTCGAAGGCGACATCGGCAACGAGTCGCACGTGGTTCGCATGCTCGGCCAAATCGCCGCCGATCTGCCGCCTCTGCGCGGCGTCATCCACGCCGCGGGGGTGCTCGACGATGGCGTCATCGTGCAGCAGACCCCCGAGCGCTTCGCCAAGGTCATGGGGCCGAAAGTCGACGGGGCCATGCACCTTCACCGGCACACGTGCGACCTGCCGCTGGAGCACTTCATCCTCTACTCCTCGGCGGCTGCGGTGATGGGACGGCCCGGGCAATCGAATTACGTCGCAGCCAACGTTTTCCTCGACGAGCTCGCGCACTTGCGGCGCGCTCAGGGGCTTCCGGCCCTCAGTATCGACTGGGGAGCCTGGCGCTGGGTGGGGCTCGCGGCCGAACGCACGACCGGCGAGGACATGGCGGCCCGCGGCATCGACGAGATCGAACCCGAGCAAGGACTACAGATCCTCGAGATGCTGCTGCGCAGCGCTCCCGTGCAGGCCGCCGTCATGCCACTCGACTGGGCAAAGCTCGGACCGCAACTCGCGGCGAGGGCCATGTTCTCGGAGCTCGCGGCTGGCGCGGAGGAGCAGGAGGCGGGCGGCCCGCCTTTCGTCCAGCAGCTGCTCGAGACCCCCGCGCGTGAGCGGCGTGCGCTGCTCGATCGGCATATCGAGGTGCTGGTCATGAGGGTCCTCGGCATCAAAGCGGACCATTTGCCGTCGTCGACACGCGGCTTCTCGGAGCTCGGCATGGACTCCC
- a CDS encoding type I polyketide synthase, with protein MQRYGARAGRPPRVVRLLLWLADMAGLENDAKGHRDVMERALRKLQDADRKLKAYEQEKRERHEPIAILGIGCRLPGGVDSPEGFWDALMAGFHPVENVPKERFDIDAYFDADPDRPGTMYARCGAFVRDIDRFDPALFGISPREAEAMDPQHRLLLEVTWEALERAGLVPRALRGSTAGVYVGLSANDYAQLATRAPHAIDAHTGAGNSMAAAAGRLAYTFGFEGPAMTVDTACSASLVAVHLACQGLLSGDAELAIAAGVNLVLSPVGTLIECRARMLSPDGVCRTFDAAANGIVRGEGCGVVVLKRLSLALRDRDPIVAVIQGTAVNQDGRSGGLTVPNGPAQQRVIAKALQRAGVRPHEVGYVEAHGTGTPLGDPIEIEALGESYCAGRAAESPLWVGSVKTNIGHLEGAAGIVGLIKAALCVQRAAIPRHLHMETPNPHIDWSTWALRVATERAAWPDGYAKRYAAVSSFGFSGTNAHAILAQAPASELPAASAGPLFLPLSAGSAAGLAELARRYRKLVTRAGEQAVRVEDVCFTATFARTHHAHRLAITGRDAAELVHRLDEFLATQGASPRSRAPVERGTRPVAFLFTGQGAQYAGMGRDLWLGDPAFRDAWERCNAIVLERAGFGLTELVFGEGARDAALLPTGRAQPALFALEYALSRWWRARGVVPSALLGYSLGEYVAAHLAGVFSLEDALQLVCERGRLMQSLGADGAMAAIELDESSVRQELEGYEPRLAIASINGPTQIVLSGYEDALSAVLAKLRTRGVRAQRLRVSHAFHSPQMDAILEPFRKVVEGIVRHPARVPLVSNLTGAIVRDEVVDSEYWVRHLRSTVRFADGLDALEAHGQRVFVEIGPKPTLLGLVRRRENAEALVCIPSLQPPQDDLARVWSALGAVYEAGGIDSFAGSETDRRNKRDCPTYPFDRKSYWLMKENRWFGESDRGHRRRLALSGKRVRSAAFSADTLVLELEVSATAPAFLAQHRIGERPLMPATGYIEMALAMAEELPGVPRTLESLELLRPLVLDDAPRVLQVVVKNDGSAYAFEILSHADEQWALHARGRLAPTQPRPDALTDSGTPEDAEDIDLGQHFQDCRARGIEYGPAFRGLMRAARRDGEAWADVRMPEEIRVEASSYVFHPAILDACLQLFAIVGSQHDDERTFVPVNLERFRCWASGSEVRRVQLKLRPDTSLADAWMWDERGQLVATVEGLFARPLMPKLKAPWADWLFETRWQSMALGDMTADPLPAVERWVVFADEQGVGQGIADELLARGVPVTTVSRGLEFATGERGGFVMSPRRPDHFQRLLETLRVRRGERLGIAYLWSLEGTDDADPRVASKHALQGALLLAQALAERAVTSSRLVFVTQRCQAVRHGDVPPLPAQALLWGFAQALRHELSDAEIGLVDLGQTPTSAAPLVDWMQRFSNDDRVAMREDRFYVPRLTRLDLEPDVPNVPVREDASYLVTGGCGALGLETTRWLIARGASRIYLLARRKPSDTVLADIAAMGNGTVQVEVVMADVTDAARVRELVAAVPDLRGIVHAAGALSDALLPRQSWSEMDRVLAPKVSGVWNLHGASEKLPLDFFIVFGSIAGTLGNVGQTGYCAANAFLDAFAHHRREGGLPVTTVAWGSWGKFGMAARASTSAPGRGYEPIDAPSGFAALDAVVGSGRAQACIAPMQWPTWLREHRECSRQAVFSAFSAAGVPDWNAASDLRQRLDEAPASAVQSIVREHVSREVGTVLKLDADDLAGIFRVNLMERGMDSLMAVELRNRLSRAFDRPLPATLLFFNPTVQALADYLTELEVSQKPAVQELGASKTHESSSAISDEVRAMTERELQRLIHDAWTSLQNGSPSR; from the coding sequence GGGCTGTCCGCCAATGACTACGCGCAGCTTGCCACGCGTGCGCCCCATGCGATCGATGCCCACACCGGCGCCGGCAACAGCATGGCCGCCGCCGCGGGCCGGCTTGCGTACACCTTCGGCTTCGAGGGGCCGGCCATGACCGTGGACACGGCCTGTTCGGCATCGCTCGTGGCCGTTCACCTGGCCTGTCAGGGGCTCTTGTCCGGGGATGCCGAACTGGCCATTGCGGCTGGTGTCAACCTGGTGCTCTCCCCCGTGGGGACGCTCATCGAGTGCCGCGCGCGCATGCTCAGCCCCGATGGGGTATGCCGGACCTTCGATGCCGCGGCCAACGGTATCGTTCGTGGCGAAGGTTGCGGCGTCGTCGTTCTCAAGCGTCTGTCCCTTGCTCTGCGCGATCGCGATCCCATCGTGGCCGTCATCCAGGGAACGGCCGTCAATCAAGATGGGCGCAGTGGTGGCTTGACCGTGCCCAATGGTCCGGCGCAGCAGCGTGTCATCGCCAAAGCGTTGCAGCGCGCCGGTGTGCGACCGCACGAGGTGGGGTACGTCGAGGCGCACGGAACCGGTACGCCGCTCGGCGATCCCATCGAGATCGAAGCGCTCGGCGAGAGCTATTGCGCAGGGCGTGCCGCCGAGTCGCCGTTGTGGGTTGGTTCGGTCAAGACGAACATCGGACACCTCGAAGGTGCTGCGGGGATCGTCGGATTGATCAAAGCCGCACTGTGCGTGCAGCGTGCGGCCATCCCGCGGCATCTCCACATGGAGACGCCCAATCCGCACATCGATTGGAGCACGTGGGCGCTGCGCGTCGCGACCGAGCGTGCTGCCTGGCCGGATGGCTACGCGAAGCGCTACGCGGCGGTGAGCTCGTTCGGCTTTTCGGGGACCAACGCCCACGCCATCCTCGCCCAAGCGCCCGCCTCGGAGTTGCCCGCCGCTTCGGCCGGGCCGCTCTTTTTGCCGTTGTCGGCAGGATCGGCTGCCGGTCTCGCGGAGCTCGCGCGCCGCTATCGCAAACTGGTCACCCGCGCGGGTGAGCAAGCCGTGCGCGTCGAGGACGTGTGCTTCACGGCCACGTTCGCCCGTACGCACCACGCGCACCGGCTGGCCATCACGGGACGCGACGCCGCGGAGCTCGTGCACCGGTTGGACGAATTCCTGGCTACGCAGGGAGCTTCGCCCCGTTCGCGTGCGCCCGTGGAGCGTGGCACGCGGCCGGTGGCCTTCCTTTTCACCGGACAGGGCGCGCAGTACGCGGGCATGGGGCGCGACCTTTGGCTTGGCGATCCGGCGTTTCGCGACGCGTGGGAACGCTGCAACGCCATCGTTCTCGAGCGCGCCGGCTTCGGATTGACCGAGCTGGTGTTCGGCGAAGGAGCCCGCGATGCCGCGCTCCTTCCGACGGGCCGCGCGCAGCCGGCGTTGTTTGCACTGGAATATGCTCTGAGCCGCTGGTGGCGGGCGCGCGGCGTCGTTCCTTCCGCGCTTCTCGGCTACAGTCTGGGCGAGTACGTGGCCGCGCACCTGGCCGGCGTGTTCAGCCTCGAGGACGCGTTGCAACTCGTTTGCGAGCGCGGTCGGCTGATGCAGTCGCTGGGCGCCGACGGCGCCATGGCGGCCATCGAGCTCGATGAGTCCTCCGTCCGGCAAGAGCTCGAAGGCTACGAACCGCGCCTCGCCATCGCGTCCATCAATGGCCCGACGCAGATCGTTCTCTCCGGTTACGAAGACGCGCTCTCCGCCGTACTGGCGAAACTTCGCACGCGCGGGGTTCGCGCGCAGCGGCTCCGGGTGTCGCACGCGTTTCATTCGCCGCAAATGGACGCCATTCTGGAGCCGTTTCGGAAGGTGGTCGAAGGCATCGTGCGCCATCCCGCCCGCGTGCCGCTGGTCAGCAACCTTACGGGCGCCATCGTTCGCGACGAGGTCGTCGATTCCGAGTACTGGGTCCGGCACCTGCGCAGCACGGTGCGCTTTGCCGATGGACTCGACGCGCTCGAGGCCCATGGCCAGCGCGTGTTCGTGGAAATCGGCCCCAAGCCGACCCTGCTGGGCCTCGTTCGCCGCCGCGAGAACGCCGAAGCCTTGGTGTGCATCCCCAGCCTGCAGCCCCCGCAGGACGATCTTGCCCGCGTGTGGTCGGCGCTCGGTGCCGTCTACGAAGCGGGCGGAATCGATTCCTTCGCCGGATCGGAGACCGATCGGAGAAACAAGCGTGACTGCCCGACGTACCCATTCGATCGCAAGTCGTATTGGCTCATGAAGGAAAATCGCTGGTTCGGCGAGTCCGACCGCGGTCATCGGCGTCGTTTGGCGCTGTCCGGCAAGCGCGTTCGCTCGGCGGCCTTCTCGGCCGATACCCTCGTGCTCGAGCTGGAGGTGTCTGCGACCGCTCCGGCATTCCTCGCGCAGCATCGCATTGGCGAACGGCCACTGATGCCCGCGACGGGTTACATCGAGATGGCACTCGCGATGGCCGAGGAACTTCCCGGTGTGCCGCGCACGCTCGAGTCGCTCGAGCTCCTTCGGCCGCTCGTGCTGGATGACGCCCCGAGGGTGCTGCAAGTCGTCGTGAAGAACGATGGATCTGCGTACGCGTTCGAGATCCTCTCCCATGCGGACGAGCAATGGGCCCTTCACGCGCGCGGCCGACTCGCCCCCACGCAGCCACGGCCCGACGCGCTCACCGATTCGGGCACACCGGAGGACGCGGAGGACATCGACCTCGGCCAACATTTCCAGGATTGCCGTGCGCGCGGCATCGAGTATGGCCCCGCCTTTCGCGGATTGATGCGTGCGGCACGGCGGGACGGTGAAGCTTGGGCCGACGTGCGCATGCCCGAGGAGATCCGGGTCGAGGCTTCGTCGTACGTGTTTCACCCGGCGATCCTCGATGCCTGCCTGCAGCTCTTTGCCATCGTAGGCAGCCAGCACGACGACGAGCGGACATTCGTGCCTGTCAACCTCGAGCGCTTTCGGTGCTGGGCCTCCGGCTCCGAGGTGCGACGCGTCCAACTGAAGCTCCGTCCGGACACATCGCTGGCCGACGCGTGGATGTGGGACGAACGAGGCCAGCTCGTGGCCACCGTCGAAGGTCTGTTCGCGCGCCCGCTGATGCCGAAGCTGAAGGCCCCATGGGCTGATTGGCTCTTCGAGACGCGCTGGCAATCGATGGCGCTCGGCGACATGACGGCGGATCCGCTGCCCGCCGTCGAGCGCTGGGTGGTCTTCGCCGACGAGCAGGGGGTCGGCCAAGGAATCGCGGACGAGTTGCTCGCGCGCGGTGTGCCCGTCACCACGGTGTCGCGCGGCCTGGAGTTCGCGACGGGCGAACGCGGGGGCTTCGTCATGTCGCCGCGGCGGCCGGACCATTTTCAGCGACTGCTCGAGACCTTGCGCGTGCGTCGGGGGGAGCGACTTGGCATTGCCTACCTCTGGTCGCTCGAAGGCACCGACGACGCCGACCCGCGCGTGGCCTCGAAGCATGCTCTGCAAGGGGCCCTGTTGCTCGCGCAAGCCCTGGCCGAGCGTGCGGTCACGTCCTCGCGCCTGGTGTTCGTCACGCAGCGTTGCCAGGCCGTGCGGCACGGCGACGTGCCGCCGTTGCCGGCGCAGGCGTTGCTCTGGGGGTTCGCCCAAGCGCTGCGGCACGAGCTCTCCGACGCGGAAATTGGCCTCGTCGACCTCGGGCAGACGCCCACATCCGCCGCGCCCCTCGTCGACTGGATGCAACGCTTCTCGAACGACGACCGCGTGGCGATGCGCGAGGACCGATTTTACGTACCGCGGTTGACGCGGCTGGACCTCGAACCCGACGTTCCCAACGTCCCCGTGCGCGAGGATGCGAGCTACCTGGTCACCGGTGGTTGCGGCGCACTCGGTCTGGAAACGACGCGCTGGCTCATCGCCCGGGGCGCCTCCAGGATTTACCTCCTCGCCCGGCGCAAGCCGAGCGACACCGTCCTCGCGGACATCGCGGCCATGGGCAACGGCACCGTGCAGGTCGAGGTCGTGATGGCCGATGTCACCGACGCCGCGCGGGTGCGCGAGCTCGTCGCGGCCGTGCCCGATCTGCGCGGCATCGTGCATGCCGCGGGCGCGCTGTCCGATGCGCTATTGCCCCGCCAAAGTTGGTCGGAGATGGACCGCGTGCTCGCTCCGAAGGTGTCCGGCGTGTGGAATCTCCACGGTGCGAGTGAAAAGCTCCCGCTCGACTTCTTCATCGTCTTCGGATCCATAGCGGGCACGTTGGGCAACGTAGGCCAGACCGGCTACTGCGCGGCCAACGCCTTCCTCGATGCCTTTGCCCACCATCGACGGGAAGGCGGCCTGCCGGTCACCACGGTGGCCTGGGGATCATGGGGCAAGTTTGGCATGGCTGCGCGTGCATCGACCTCCGCGCCCGGCCGCGGCTACGAGCCGATCGACGCCCCGTCGGGATTCGCCGCGCTCGACGCCGTCGTTGGCAGCGGTCGGGCCCAAGCGTGCATCGCACCGATGCAATGGCCTACCTGGTTGCGCGAACACCGTGAGTGCAGCCGCCAAGCCGTATTTTCGGCCTTCTCCGCCGCGGGGGTACCGGATTGGAATGCCGCGAGCGACTTGCGCCAGCGGCTCGACGAGGCCCCGGCGAGTGCCGTGCAGAGCATCGTGCGCGAGCACGTGTCGCGCGAGGTCGGCACCGTGCTCAAGCTCGACGCGGACGACCTGGCCGGGATTTTTCGCGTCAACCTGATGGAGCGCGGCATGGACTCCTTGATGGCGGTGGAGTTGCGCAACCGCCTCTCCCGCGCCTTCGACCGGCCCTTGCCGGCGACGTTGCTCTTCTTCAATCCGACGGTACAAGCCCTTGCCGACTACCTGACGGAGCTCGAAGTGTCGCAGAAGCCCGCGGTGCAGGAGCTCGGGGCGTCGAAGACTCACGAATCGTCGTCTGCGATCTCGGACGAGGTTCGAGCCATGACCGAACGCGAGCTGCAACGCTTGATCCACGACGCGTGGACCTCGCTGCAAAACGGGAGCCCTAGCCGATGA